The proteins below are encoded in one region of Thermosulfurimonas marina:
- a CDS encoding phosphoribosylanthranilate isomerase yields MDERVRVKICGIIRAEDARLAISLGAHALGFIFYPQSPRFISPEAAREIVRNLPPLVTTVGVFVNETPERIREIVEAVGLDLVQLHGDEPPEVARIFFPRVIKALRLASEEDLSRIEDYRGCVRGILIEPRVKGFYGGSGKTLDWDLARKAVEKGLPVLLAGGLSPENIREAVERVRPYGVDVNSGVERGPGRKDPEKLRALFRALEGG; encoded by the coding sequence ATGGACGAAAGGGTTCGGGTAAAGATCTGTGGAATCATCCGGGCCGAGGACGCCCGGCTGGCTATCTCCCTGGGGGCCCATGCCCTGGGATTCATCTTCTATCCGCAAAGCCCCCGTTTCATCTCCCCGGAGGCCGCCCGGGAGATCGTGAGGAACCTCCCTCCTCTGGTGACCACGGTGGGGGTCTTCGTGAACGAAACCCCGGAGCGCATTCGAGAGATCGTGGAGGCCGTAGGCCTGGACCTGGTCCAGCTTCACGGAGACGAGCCCCCGGAGGTGGCCCGAATCTTCTTTCCCCGGGTGATAAAGGCCCTGCGGCTGGCCTCCGAAGAGGATCTTTCCCGAATAGAGGATTACCGGGGTTGCGTACGAGGGATCCTGATTGAGCCCCGGGTGAAGGGGTTTTACGGGGGCAGCGGAAAGACTCTAGACTGGGACCTGGCCCGGAAGGCTGTGGAAAAGGGGCTTCCGGTCCTCCTGGCCGGAGGGCTCTCTCCGGAAAACATTCGGGAGGCGGTAGAAAGGGTGAGGCCCTATGGGGTGGACGTGAATTCCGGGGTGGAAAGGGGGCCCGGAAGAAAGGACCCGGAGAAACTCCGGGCCCTCTTCCGGGCCCTGGAAGGGGGTTAG
- a CDS encoding YMGG-like glycine zipper-containing protein, which translates to MRRKGLWAIFLAGVLLAGCTTTQGSAPYQGAGLGAAVGAVSGALLDRHNPWRGAVIGGAAGAVLGGGITALSVEASKEAVARGQPVVYQEGSTVVEATPREYNQKTYCHKVHKRIWRHGRLVADRIEEVCEGTKTGNYY; encoded by the coding sequence ATGCGGAGAAAGGGTCTCTGGGCCATCTTCCTGGCAGGGGTTCTTTTGGCCGGCTGTACCACCACCCAGGGGAGCGCTCCCTATCAGGGGGCGGGACTCGGGGCTGCGGTGGGGGCGGTCTCCGGGGCCTTGCTTGACCGCCATAACCCCTGGCGAGGAGCGGTCATCGGCGGGGCCGCCGGAGCAGTGCTGGGTGGGGGGATCACGGCCTTGAGTGTGGAGGCCTCTAAGGAGGCTGTGGCTCGCGGACAGCCGGTGGTCTATCAGGAGGGCTCCACCGTGGTAGAAGCCACCCCCAGGGAATACAACCAGAAGACCTACTGCCATAAGGTCCACAAGCGCATCTGGCGACACGGCCGTCTAGTGGCCGACCGTATTGAAGAGGTCTGCGAAGGCACCAAGACCGGAAACTACTATTAA
- a CDS encoding sensor histidine kinase, with protein sequence MKGWRTLAAVGAGLLVATFVAEAFLLRRTLSEHQRFEAAARLGMLESRLTSYLELLAVLPEPPAYLRTLAWLTDELQSDPGLVGVRILEGSHVLLDTFPTNLSGISPSWERCPKGYRSGNLYFLCRESELAPGRRFRLLVVFDASISNLLFQEALWASALILLGALMVLLGGAYYLARTEKKARELEKCLSASERLATLGRLSAMIAHEIRNPLHTLSLAFQYALEDPEALRENRALIQREIQRLSELTAELLTLDRGLEIRPERLHPEEVVVEIESRFREKFRARGLSWEASWEDFAFSGDRRWLLRALANLLQNALLAPSGHQVKLSVFREGREAVFRVCNTGTRLPSVPPERLFEAFFTTRNEGFGIGLYLVKQVAEAHGGRVQVREKGGWVCFEMRLPWSS encoded by the coding sequence GTGAAGGGCTGGCGGACTCTGGCGGCGGTGGGAGCGGGACTCCTGGTGGCCACCTTTGTGGCCGAAGCCTTCCTCCTGCGGCGGACCCTTTCCGAACACCAGCGCTTTGAGGCTGCGGCCCGGCTAGGGATGCTCGAAAGCCGTCTCACAAGCTACCTGGAGTTGCTGGCCGTGCTTCCCGAGCCCCCGGCCTATCTTCGCACTCTGGCCTGGCTCACCGATGAACTCCAGAGTGATCCCGGTCTGGTGGGGGTGCGCATCCTGGAGGGCTCCCACGTACTCCTGGACACCTTTCCCACCAATCTTTCCGGAATTTCCCCCTCCTGGGAACGCTGCCCCAAAGGGTACCGTTCGGGAAACCTCTACTTTCTTTGTCGAGAAAGCGAACTGGCCCCGGGACGGCGTTTCCGTCTGCTCGTGGTCTTTGACGCCAGTATCTCCAACCTCCTTTTTCAGGAAGCCCTCTGGGCCAGTGCCCTGATCCTTTTGGGGGCCTTGATGGTGCTCCTGGGAGGGGCCTACTATCTGGCCCGCACCGAGAAGAAGGCCCGGGAGCTTGAAAAGTGTCTTTCGGCCTCGGAGAGACTGGCCACTCTGGGACGTCTTTCGGCCATGATCGCCCACGAGATCCGCAACCCGCTCCACACCCTCTCCCTGGCTTTTCAGTATGCCCTTGAAGATCCGGAAGCCCTCCGAGAAAACCGGGCCCTGATTCAGAGGGAAATCCAGCGCCTTTCCGAGCTCACCGCAGAACTCCTCACCCTGGACCGGGGCCTGGAAATCCGTCCGGAAAGGCTGCATCCGGAAGAGGTGGTGGTGGAAATAGAATCTCGGTTCCGGGAAAAATTCCGGGCCCGGGGACTCTCCTGGGAGGCCTCTTGGGAGGACTTTGCGTTTTCCGGAGACCGTCGCTGGCTCTTGCGGGCCTTGGCCAATCTCCTGCAAAATGCCCTTCTGGCCCCTTCCGGACATCAGGTAAAGCTTTCGGTCTTTCGGGAAGGCCGGGAGGCGGTCTTTCGGGTGTGTAACACCGGAACCAGGCTCCCTTCCGTTCCTCCGGAGCGTCTCTTTGAAGCCTTTTTCACCACCCGGAACGAAGGCTTCGGAATAGGGCTCTATCTGGTGAAACAGGTGGCCGAGGCCCACGGAGGCCGGGTACAGGTCCGGGAAAAAGGAGGCTGGGTATGCTTCGAAATGAGGCTCCCCTGGTCCTCTTAG
- a CDS encoding sigma-54-dependent transcriptional regulator produces MLRNEAPLVLLVEDEAPQRALLRKYLERRGFRVAESASAAEALSAAESLPEIILLDWRLPDEDGLSLLPKLREKSPLSAIIMLTAFATVERAVEAMRLGAYHYLTKPVNLEELILIIEKALQERRLRMEVEDLRRRLSALSPPEVEGVVAESPAMREVLSLIARVAPTEATVLLVGESGTGKEVLAGLLHRLSPRKDQPFLKINCAAIPEGLLESELFGHERGAFTGADRTKPGLLEEAGEGTVFLDEIGELPLSLQAKLLRVLQDGTFRRVGGTRELRCRARIVAATNRDLARMVREGTFREDLYWRLAVITLRLPPLRERREDILPLAEHFLREFSRKYGKELQGFSREALQRLLSHGYPGNVRELRNILERAVILAEGPLITERDLTFPEEDSTELTRKLWELPLPEAVELLERRRIEEALRLAEGVKTQAAELLGISERALRYKLERYGL; encoded by the coding sequence ATGCTTCGAAATGAGGCTCCCCTGGTCCTCTTAGTGGAGGACGAGGCCCCTCAACGGGCCCTTTTACGGAAATATCTGGAAAGGCGGGGCTTTCGCGTAGCCGAAAGTGCCTCGGCCGCCGAGGCCTTGAGCGCCGCCGAAAGTCTCCCGGAGATCATTCTCCTGGATTGGCGCCTTCCGGACGAAGACGGACTTTCCCTTCTTCCCAAGCTCAGGGAAAAGAGCCCCCTTTCGGCCATCATCATGCTTACGGCCTTTGCCACGGTAGAGCGGGCGGTGGAGGCCATGCGTCTTGGGGCCTATCACTACCTTACCAAGCCGGTAAACCTGGAAGAGCTCATCTTGATTATAGAAAAGGCCCTTCAGGAAAGGCGCCTCCGGATGGAGGTGGAAGATCTTCGGCGGAGGCTTTCGGCCCTGAGTCCTCCGGAGGTTGAGGGGGTGGTGGCCGAGAGTCCGGCCATGCGGGAGGTCCTCTCGCTTATCGCCCGGGTAGCTCCCACGGAGGCCACGGTCCTTCTGGTGGGAGAATCCGGGACAGGAAAGGAGGTCCTGGCCGGACTTCTCCATCGCTTGAGCCCTCGAAAGGACCAGCCCTTTCTCAAGATCAACTGTGCGGCTATTCCCGAGGGGCTCCTGGAGTCTGAGCTTTTCGGTCACGAACGCGGAGCCTTCACCGGAGCCGACCGGACCAAACCGGGGCTCCTCGAAGAAGCCGGAGAGGGCACGGTCTTTCTCGACGAGATCGGGGAACTGCCCCTTTCTCTACAGGCCAAGCTCCTCCGAGTGCTCCAGGACGGGACTTTCCGCCGGGTGGGAGGCACCCGGGAATTGCGCTGCCGGGCCAGGATCGTAGCGGCCACCAACCGGGATCTGGCTCGCATGGTCCGGGAGGGAACCTTTCGGGAGGATCTTTACTGGCGTCTGGCGGTGATTACCCTCCGCCTCCCTCCCCTGCGAGAAAGGAGGGAGGATATTTTGCCTCTGGCCGAACATTTCCTGCGGGAGTTTTCCCGAAAGTATGGGAAAGAATTGCAGGGTTTCTCCCGGGAAGCCCTGCAGAGGCTTCTTTCTCACGGCTATCCGGGAAACGTGCGGGAACTGCGCAATATCCTGGAGCGGGCGGTCATCCTGGCCGAGGGTCCCCTGATCACCGAAAGGGACCTCACCTTTCCCGAGGAAGACTCTACGGAACTTACCCGAAAACTCTGGGAGTTACCCCTTCCCGAGGCGGTGGAGCTTCTGGAAAGAAGGCGCATCGAGGAGGCCCTGCGTCTGGCCGAAGGAGTGAAGACCCAGGCGGCCGAACTCCTCGGGATCTCCGAAAGGGCCCTGCGTTACAAGCTTGAGCGTTACGGACTTTGA
- a CDS encoding NUDIX hydrolase, with product MAKRGRKKKDSPERMLLEILEVVDQFGNIMGLLPRGKVHEQKLFHKAVHVWILNPEGRLYLQKRSRLKDENPEKWDSSASGHVAPREPYSVAARRELKEELGLLCGLSEVGRLPASEETGYEFVVLFSGTTRKTPRPNPMEIEEGRWFSPEEIEEWLRQRPEEFTPTFRLLWEKFRHKVFQSP from the coding sequence ATGGCCAAAAGGGGTAGGAAGAAAAAAGATAGTCCGGAAAGAATGCTCCTAGAAATATTGGAAGTCGTGGATCAATTCGGAAACATCATGGGGCTTCTGCCCCGAGGGAAGGTCCACGAACAGAAGCTCTTCCACAAGGCCGTCCATGTCTGGATCCTCAACCCTGAAGGCCGGCTTTACCTCCAGAAACGCTCTCGCCTCAAGGACGAAAATCCCGAAAAATGGGATTCTTCGGCCTCCGGGCACGTAGCCCCCAGGGAACCCTATTCCGTGGCCGCTCGACGGGAATTGAAGGAGGAGCTGGGGCTTCTCTGCGGCCTTTCCGAAGTAGGGCGCCTTCCCGCCTCCGAAGAAACGGGCTACGAATTTGTAGTGCTCTTTTCCGGGACCACCCGCAAGACTCCTCGACCCAACCCTATGGAGATCGAAGAGGGCCGCTGGTTTTCTCCGGAAGAGATCGAAGAATGGCTGCGTCAGAGGCCGGAAGAGTTTACGCCCACCTTTCGGCTTCTTTGGGAAAAGTTTCGGCACAAAGTTTTTCAAAGTCCGTAA
- the larB gene encoding nickel pincer cofactor biosynthesis protein LarB, with protein MTRERLRELLEKVQGKELSVEEALRELEGLPYEDLGSVRLDHHRALRKHFPEIVYAPGKTEGELRKIVHSFLARDLPLMITRLDPERAEGLLREFPGLRYHERARILTRERPPEGRGLVAVISAGTADLPVAEEARVAAEYFGNRVRTFYDVGVAGIHRLWAVREELLSARALIVVAGMEGALPGVVAGLVDRPVIAVPTSVGYGASFGGLAALLTMLNTCAPGVAVVNIDNGVGAAYFASIINHLVEEENGQKG; from the coding sequence ATGACCCGTGAGCGCCTGCGGGAACTCCTGGAAAAGGTTCAGGGGAAAGAACTTTCGGTAGAAGAGGCCCTTCGGGAGCTGGAGGGTCTTCCTTACGAAGATCTGGGAAGTGTCCGTCTGGACCATCACCGGGCCCTGAGGAAACACTTCCCGGAAATCGTTTATGCCCCGGGAAAGACCGAGGGGGAACTTCGGAAGATCGTGCACAGTTTCCTGGCCCGGGATCTCCCCCTCATGATCACCCGCTTGGACCCGGAGAGGGCAGAGGGCCTCTTGCGGGAATTTCCGGGCCTCCGCTACCATGAGCGGGCCCGGATCCTCACCCGGGAAAGACCTCCCGAGGGGCGAGGACTGGTGGCGGTGATCTCGGCGGGGACCGCGGACCTTCCCGTGGCCGAGGAGGCCCGGGTGGCGGCAGAATATTTCGGCAACCGGGTCCGGACCTTTTACGACGTAGGGGTGGCCGGGATCCACCGCCTCTGGGCCGTAAGGGAGGAATTGCTCTCCGCCCGGGCCCTCATCGTGGTGGCCGGGATGGAGGGGGCCCTGCCGGGAGTGGTGGCCGGTCTGGTGGATCGCCCGGTGATCGCCGTGCCTACCAGTGTGGGCTACGGGGCCAGTTTCGGGGGCCTGGCCGCCCTCCTTACCATGCTGAATACCTGCGCTCCCGGAGTGGCGGTAGTCAATATTGACAACGGGGTGGGAGCGGCCTATTTTGCAAGTATAATTAATCACCTGGTAGAGGAAGAAAATGGCCAAAAGGGGTAG
- a CDS encoding DUF6657 family protein, producing MGEIKSALEIALEKAEKIGKASKEELRAQELREKGQRLAARYLSPEGEVDLAAEIAKLSPEERLPVVRGVVETLLRNIVLPRDEMALKDCQKALQGLEAVFSAFPEIKNLTREIEKLLQQYLNHREALYQQLKQQFETQLAGVEEALSNQMGVKVKVEVEMHPQFQEEWRKVRDQLDPQYQRQLDYLKGIFERALSG from the coding sequence ATGGGAGAGATCAAGAGTGCTCTGGAGATCGCTTTGGAGAAGGCCGAAAAGATCGGCAAGGCCTCCAAGGAAGAATTGCGGGCCCAGGAACTTCGGGAGAAGGGGCAGCGGCTGGCGGCCCGCTATTTGAGTCCGGAAGGAGAAGTGGATCTGGCGGCCGAGATAGCCAAGCTTTCCCCGGAGGAACGTCTTCCGGTGGTCCGGGGGGTGGTGGAGACCCTCCTGCGAAACATCGTCCTCCCCCGGGATGAGATGGCCCTCAAGGATTGTCAAAAGGCCCTTCAGGGACTAGAGGCCGTCTTCTCCGCCTTCCCGGAGATCAAGAATCTCACCCGGGAGATCGAAAAACTCCTCCAGCAATACCTTAACCACCGGGAGGCCCTTTACCAGCAACTCAAACAACAATTTGAGACCCAACTGGCTGGAGTGGAAGAGGCCCTGAGCAACCAGATGGGGGTCAAGGTGAAAGTGGAGGTGGAAATGCATCCGCAGTTCCAGGAGGAATGGCGGAAGGTGCGCGACCAGCTCGATCCCCAGTACCAGCGCCAGCTGGATTACCTCAAAGGGATCTTTGAGAGGGCCCTTTCCGGATGA
- a CDS encoding 4Fe-4S dicluster domain-containing protein translates to MSREWQVEELLAEVRRRGYSLTRRTFLYYVQLGLLPKGVRRGQPSGGVKFFYPPETLPRLLKILELKKAGLKLKEIRDRLGPFSEEEAFLSEKAPVSEEVFSREKLRNCSLCGLCGGICPVYEEMEVPAWRALQAYLEREPGLWELNTPWICVGCYLCQEACPEGIPLTTFLEALRREARRKGTLKISMAGQWHHLFWTLLQERGRSFDFGATHAYRVQVLREGERLELILKLPSGSGVRQIKPPPSLKNPELFREMLAEVEGS, encoded by the coding sequence ATGTCCCGGGAGTGGCAGGTAGAAGAGCTCTTGGCCGAAGTCCGCAGGCGGGGGTACTCCCTTACCCGAAGGACCTTCCTTTACTACGTCCAGCTGGGGCTCCTTCCCAAGGGGGTCCGCAGAGGCCAGCCTTCGGGAGGAGTAAAGTTCTTTTACCCTCCGGAGACCCTGCCCCGCCTCTTAAAGATCCTAGAACTCAAAAAGGCCGGCCTTAAGCTCAAAGAGATCCGAGATAGACTGGGCCCCTTTTCGGAAGAAGAGGCCTTTCTTTCGGAAAAGGCGCCGGTTTCCGAAGAGGTCTTCTCCCGGGAGAAATTACGGAACTGTTCCCTTTGCGGGCTCTGTGGGGGGATCTGCCCAGTTTATGAAGAAATGGAGGTCCCTGCCTGGCGGGCCCTTCAGGCCTATCTGGAAAGAGAGCCCGGTCTCTGGGAGCTCAATACCCCCTGGATCTGTGTGGGCTGCTACCTCTGTCAGGAGGCCTGTCCGGAGGGGATCCCCCTTACCACCTTTCTTGAGGCCCTCCGGCGTGAGGCCCGCCGGAAAGGGACCCTGAAGATCTCCATGGCCGGGCAATGGCATCATCTTTTCTGGACCCTCCTGCAGGAGAGGGGCCGGAGCTTTGACTTCGGGGCCACCCATGCCTACCGGGTGCAGGTCCTGCGGGAAGGAGAGCGCCTGGAACTCATCCTCAAGCTCCCCTCAGGCTCCGGGGTGCGGCAGATCAAGCCCCCTCCTTCCCTGAAAAACCCCGAGCTTTTTCGGGAAATGCTGGCTGAGGTGGAGGGGAGCTAA
- a CDS encoding heterodisulfide reductase-related iron-sulfur binding cluster, producing the protein MHLYYFPGCAAYHLAHSMDQAVEALFELWSLPVKRLADWNCCGAREVSAKAPRVRWFLAARNLALAGEGIVLTGCSLCYHNLRRTEEELLQNEWELNQLNRVLAREGLRYDPSRVRVRHLLDFLVQKEVLSGVPRATSSPKWPVVAYYGCFLARPWPVSEGSLEKVLKLAGYRVKEFSLRESCCGGHLPRSDSPVIESLCRRLLQGAQAIGAEIVAVSCPACRSNLEIYGRVPGVRILYFSELLALAFGVPPSYLGLEG; encoded by the coding sequence ATGCACCTTTATTATTTCCCGGGGTGTGCCGCCTATCATCTGGCCCACTCCATGGATCAGGCCGTGGAGGCCCTCTTCGAGCTCTGGAGTCTCCCGGTGAAACGGCTTGCGGACTGGAATTGCTGTGGGGCCCGGGAGGTCTCGGCTAAGGCCCCGCGGGTGAGGTGGTTTCTCGCGGCCCGCAATCTGGCCCTGGCCGGAGAGGGGATAGTCCTTACAGGCTGTAGCCTCTGCTATCACAATCTTCGCCGCACGGAAGAAGAACTTTTACAAAATGAATGGGAGCTAAACCAGCTCAACCGAGTTCTGGCCCGGGAGGGGCTGCGGTATGATCCTTCCCGGGTTCGCGTCCGGCACCTTCTCGATTTTTTAGTCCAAAAAGAAGTCCTATCCGGCGTCCCCCGAGCGACTTCTTCTCCAAAATGGCCGGTGGTGGCCTATTACGGCTGTTTTTTGGCCCGTCCCTGGCCGGTATCTGAGGGTAGTTTGGAAAAGGTCTTGAAGCTTGCGGGTTATCGGGTCAAGGAATTTTCCCTGCGGGAGAGTTGCTGCGGCGGACACCTTCCCCGAAGTGACTCTCCGGTAATCGAGTCCCTCTGTAGGCGTCTTCTACAGGGGGCACAGGCCATAGGTGCGGAGATTGTGGCTGTAAGTTGTCCGGCCTGCCGAAGCAATCTCGAAATCTACGGGAGGGTCCCGGGGGTTCGGATTCTCTATTTTTCAGAGCTTTTGGCCCTGGCCTTCGGGGTGCCCCCCTCCTATCTGGGTCTGGAGGGATGA
- a CDS encoding CoB--CoM heterodisulfide reductase iron-sulfur subunit A family protein, with protein MKIGLFLCECGGNISEKIHFETLVKRLSGLEDLKIFRHPFLCSPEGQSFFREKARGLSGVLVAACSPHLHQETFWHLIRKEAPQPLKWLALREEVAWTSGPEATEKAERLLKFFLRALRRSRPPALRTLKPMPHVLILGAGAAGIKAALRLNACGLEVSLVEREPFVGGKALYLDRLYPRLECASCVVSPLISALAARPEIRVFTQARLVKVEGEAGDFVVEVETLPRFVDLERCNGCGKCLEICPRPGALERDPPHPFPQAPVLRPQACLHFQGKKCQLCQKACPKKAFLFREGPRRHTLRVGGLIVATGFQPYPGARLESLGYGRLPEVTTLYEVEKALSQGKAPGGQKRPQRIAIVHCAGSREQGHLPYCSEVCCGFALKASLRLKELYPEAEITHFYQDLRLRGLAGEELYRRARRAGLRFVRGRVAEISPIPYPETSSRGVTVVAEDTLARRRLKWGADLVILVPGFVPERGAGEVAGLLGLCPDEYGFFEPREEKTAPVESFREGIWLAGACTGPKNLADSVATAEAAALAAFLFLRQESLVKEAPSIYWHENRCGFCQLCVELCPFAAIRPLEGQIKIDPGACRHCGLCVSACPSGALEGSEGSFTEDWRELWR; from the coding sequence ATGAAGATCGGGCTTTTTCTGTGCGAATGCGGGGGCAACATCAGCGAAAAGATCCACTTTGAGACCCTCGTGAAACGTCTTTCAGGCCTAGAAGACCTAAAGATTTTTCGGCATCCCTTTCTCTGTTCCCCGGAAGGCCAAAGTTTTTTTCGGGAAAAGGCGCGGGGGCTTTCCGGAGTGCTGGTGGCAGCCTGTTCCCCCCATCTCCATCAGGAGACCTTCTGGCATTTGATCCGGAAAGAGGCCCCTCAGCCCCTTAAGTGGCTGGCCTTACGGGAAGAGGTGGCCTGGACTTCCGGTCCGGAGGCCACGGAAAAGGCCGAGAGGCTTCTCAAGTTCTTTCTTCGGGCCCTGCGCCGGAGCCGTCCTCCGGCCTTACGGACCCTGAAACCCATGCCCCATGTCCTGATCCTGGGGGCCGGGGCTGCGGGAATTAAGGCCGCCCTCCGGCTGAACGCCTGCGGGCTGGAAGTCTCTCTGGTGGAAAGGGAGCCTTTTGTAGGGGGCAAAGCCCTCTATCTCGATCGGCTTTATCCCCGCCTGGAGTGCGCCTCCTGTGTGGTCTCCCCCCTTATTTCGGCCCTTGCGGCCCGACCGGAAATCCGGGTCTTCACCCAGGCCCGTCTGGTCAAGGTTGAGGGGGAAGCCGGAGACTTTGTGGTGGAAGTAGAAACCCTTCCCCGTTTTGTAGATCTTGAAAGATGTAACGGTTGCGGAAAGTGCCTGGAGATCTGCCCGCGCCCCGGAGCCCTTGAGAGAGACCCTCCCCATCCCTTTCCTCAAGCCCCGGTCCTTCGTCCCCAGGCCTGTCTCCACTTTCAAGGGAAAAAGTGCCAGCTCTGCCAGAAGGCCTGCCCTAAAAAGGCCTTCCTTTTCCGAGAGGGCCCGCGCCGGCACACGCTGCGGGTGGGAGGCCTCATCGTGGCCACGGGCTTTCAGCCCTATCCGGGAGCACGGCTAGAGTCCCTGGGCTACGGCCGCCTGCCGGAGGTGACCACCCTCTACGAGGTGGAAAAGGCCCTATCTCAAGGGAAGGCCCCGGGAGGCCAAAAAAGACCTCAGAGGATAGCCATAGTCCACTGCGCCGGAAGCCGGGAGCAGGGGCATCTCCCCTATTGTTCCGAAGTTTGCTGCGGCTTTGCCCTCAAGGCCTCCCTGCGACTGAAAGAACTGTATCCCGAGGCGGAGATCACCCACTTTTATCAAGATCTCCGGCTGCGGGGTCTTGCGGGAGAGGAGCTTTATCGGCGGGCCCGCCGGGCCGGCCTGCGTTTCGTGCGCGGCCGGGTGGCCGAAATCTCCCCCATACCTTACCCGGAAACCTCTTCCCGGGGGGTCACGGTGGTGGCCGAAGACACCCTGGCCCGCCGCCGCCTCAAATGGGGGGCCGATCTGGTGATCCTGGTCCCGGGTTTTGTGCCGGAGAGGGGGGCCGGAGAAGTGGCCGGGCTTTTGGGCCTTTGTCCGGACGAGTACGGATTTTTCGAGCCCCGGGAGGAAAAGACCGCCCCGGTGGAGAGCTTTCGGGAAGGGATCTGGCTGGCCGGGGCCTGCACCGGGCCCAAGAATCTTGCGGACTCGGTAGCCACCGCCGAGGCCGCGGCCCTGGCGGCCTTCCTTTTCCTGCGGCAGGAAAGTCTGGTAAAAGAAGCCCCCTCGATCTATTGGCATGAAAACCGTTGCGGTTTCTGTCAGCTCTGCGTGGAGCTCTGCCCCTTTGCCGCCATCCGGCCTCTGGAAGGCCAGATCAAGATCGACCCCGGGGCCTGTCGCCATTGCGGACTCTGTGTAAGCGCCTGTCCCTCCGGAGCCCTGGAAGGGTCGGAAGGGTCCTTTACGGAGGACTGGAGGGAACTCTGGCGATGA
- a CDS encoding hydrogenase iron-sulfur subunit: MKKRLLGFLCQWCGARALEHLSYQRRPLPAGFYPIRVPCSGSVAPEVITQALASGASGVLVVGCPPGQCHFREGNQRCAIRMRFLKGWLKALGVSGERIRLALVGAGEGEKLYQIVWDFWEDLGEDRPL, translated from the coding sequence ATGAAAAAGCGCCTCTTGGGCTTTCTCTGTCAATGGTGTGGGGCCCGGGCCCTGGAACATCTTTCCTATCAGAGACGGCCCCTTCCCGCAGGTTTCTATCCGATAAGGGTGCCCTGTAGCGGCTCGGTGGCCCCGGAAGTTATTACCCAGGCCCTGGCCTCCGGGGCCTCGGGGGTCCTGGTGGTAGGCTGCCCCCCCGGACAGTGTCACTTCCGTGAGGGAAATCAGCGGTGCGCCATCCGCATGCGCTTTTTGAAAGGCTGGCTCAAGGCCCTGGGGGTTTCTGGGGAACGGATACGCCTGGCCCTAGTAGGAGCAGGAGAAGGCGAAAAACTCTACCAGATCGTCTGGGACTTCTGGGAGGACTTAGGTGAAGATCGCCCTTTATAA